TGGAGGTCTCGCGCAAGCTGGTTACAGTATTAGCTCAGGCGGGGGCTATTGTGCTTATGACCAGAGAATCGGACATGGATCTCAGCGATGCGGACGGCGGCCGGCTGATTACGCGTAAAAGACAGGATTTATCCAGGCGGGTGGCTTTGGCCAACGAACATGATGCTGATGCATTCGTTAGCGTGCATGTTAATAGTTTTAAATCCGGCCCCCGTGAGCACGGAGCTCAGACCTTCTATCAGCCTGGCTCGGAGGATGGACAGAAATTAGCCGCCAGTATTCAATCCGAATTGGTGCGTTTGTTGAAAAACACTAAACGCCAAGCCAAAGCTGTAGATTATTATACCACTCGCAATGCTAAAATGTCTTCAGTAATTGTGGAGATAGGTTTTATCAGTAACCCCAATGAAGAAAAATTGATGTGCGATGTTGATTATCAAGGGAAACTGGCTTATTCAATATACTCCGGTCTGGTTAAATACTTTGCCGGGACCTCCACTCCTACCAGTGGTTCGATAGACAAAGAAAAGGCTCTGGAGACTTTTATGCAAAACAAAGGGAAGGATTACGGCGCTCCGTAAACGATGATCTTTTATACCGGCATTCGGAAAATTCGGGAAAGTAATATGCTAAAACCGGCTAAGCCGGTTTTAGCATATCCCAGTATTTAGCTGCCTGATCTACACTCTAAACTTGACTATCGCATTCTGTAAGTCGTCAGCCAGGTTGGACAGATCCTGAGCAGCAATAGTTACTTGCTGCATAGTGGAGGCAATTTGCTCATTAGATGCTGATAGCTGCTGTGTATTTTCATTGGCTTGCATTGAACTGGCCGCCACGTCTTTAATAATAACCGTATTTCTTTCTATAGCCTCAATTATTTGTTCCAGGGAGGCGCCTGCATTGTCAGCTATATGCACGCCCTCATCCACTTCTTTGACCCCGTTTTGTATGGCGCCCACCGCTTCACCAACTCCGATTTGAATATCATTAATTAAGTGAGTAATTTGTGTGGCGGCGCTTGCTGATTGCTC
This genomic interval from Desulfoscipio sp. XC116 contains the following:
- the cwlD gene encoding N-acetylmuramoyl-L-alanine amidase CwlD; its protein translation is MLRVFRVKFRYFFLIALFLIIGYFAVLAIYDNLENRRVAALSWSVANKVIVVDPGHGGIDPGSKGPTGVIEEDITLEVSRKLVTVLAQAGAIVLMTRESDMDLSDADGGRLITRKRQDLSRRVALANEHDADAFVSVHVNSFKSGPREHGAQTFYQPGSEDGQKLAASIQSELVRLLKNTKRQAKAVDYYTTRNAKMSSVIVEIGFISNPNEEKLMCDVDYQGKLAYSIYSGLVKYFAGTSTPTSGSIDKEKALETFMQNKGKDYGAP